In Dehalococcoidia bacterium, the genomic stretch CCCGAAAGCATCCACGGCCAGGCCGGCGACTTCTACCCCCTCATCAAAAAGATGGAGCCCCTGGACAAGTACACCGTCCGCCTCTGGTATGAGACCTTTGACAGCCGCGGCCTTCGCCACCGCTTCAGCCTCTTCTGGCAGACCGCTGGTGTGACCAGCAAGAAGGTGTTTGACGAACTGGGCCCCGAGCGGATGCGCACCGTGTTCATCGGCACCGGCCCCTTCCAGATGGTGGAATACACCCAGAACAAGGGCATCTTTATGGAGGCGGTGGATCGCCACTGGCGGCAGACGGCCCGCTTCAAGACCGTGCGCATCCTGGAGGTGCCCGAGACGGCCACCCGCCGCGCCATGGCCCTGACGGGTGAGGCGGATATCGTCCAGGCAGCCCTGAAGGATGTGCCCGACCTGGTGCGGGCAGGTCTGAAGACTGCCGAAACAGGCAACTACGACCAGATGGTTATCTACTTCACCGGCAACTATTGGGAGAAGCGCCACCCCATCACGGGCGAGCCCCTCAACCGCAAACTGGACTTGACCAAGCCCTGGGTCTCCCCCAACCCCGACGATGACCCCGCCCGCGCCGAGCAGGCCCGCAAAATCCGTTGGGCACTGGCTTTGACCATTGACCGTGAGGCGCTGAATCAGGCCATCCTGCAGGGCTTGGGCCGGCCCGTGCACATCGGCTATGTGTCCGTGGCCCACAAGGAGTTCCAAGAGAAATGGAAGGTGCCCTACGACCCCGCCCGCGCCCGCCAGCTGCTGCGGGAGGCCGGGGGCTGGCCCGCTGGCGTCAACATGGAGATGCACTGCTTTACCCCCGCTATCTGGAGCGAACTGTGTGAGGCCATCGCTAGCGTCTGGCTGACCGAGTTGGGCATCAAGACCGACATTGAGAAGGTGGCCTACACGGTCTACCGCCCAGGCCTGGTGCAGCGCACCACCTCCAAGCCCATCATCTTCCCAGGCGACGATGGCAAGTCCGCCTTCCCCTATCGCTGGGCCAAGGGCTTCACCAACAGCGCCATCAGTTCGGGTGGGTTCGGCGTGGGCATGGAGATTCCCAAGATGACCGAGTTCTACCTCAAGGCTGCCGCTGAGATAGATCCCCTCAAGCAGAAGCAAATTGTGGACCAGTTCCACGACTACTCCTACCACTGGATGCTGATGCCCGGCACCATCGAGGCTCCCCTCTTGCTTATCTATAACCCGCGCCGCATCGCCTCCTGGGACATCCTGCCCAACGCCAACGGCAACCTGGGGGGCCTGAACAACTTGGAGAGCGTGGTGCCCGCCCGCTAGGAGAGGGATGGTTCGCTTCCTCGTCCGCCGGTTCATCTTTATGATCCTGGCCCTCATCGGGGCCACCATGCTGGTGTTCTTCATGTCCCGAGCCGGCGGACGCGACCCGCGCTACCTGTATGCCCAGGCCGGCGGGTACGGCCTCTCCCCCGCCATGTGGGAGGAGTTGGGACGGCGCCTCCACTTGGACAAGCCCCTCATCGTCCAGTATCTCCTCTGGTTAGGGGACACCATGCGAGGGGATTTGGGGGAGTCGCTTATGGACCGCCGGCCTGTGGCCGAAAAGATAGCGGAGCGGATTCCCAACACCCTGCGGTTAGCCCTAGCGGCGTGGCTGTTCGCCACCTTTGTGGGAGTGCCCCTGGGGGTGCTCTCGGCCGTCAAGCGGGGCACCGTCTGGGACTATATCGCACGCGCCTTCGCCATGATGGGCCAGGCGGCCCCCCCCTTCTGGGTGGGCCTGATGGCCATTCTCCTCTTCTCCGTCCAACTGCGCCTGCTCCCCACCGGCACCATGGGGGAGGGCATCGCCATCCGCAACTACATCATGCCCTCCATAACTTTGGGGTGGCTGGCGGCGGCGGGCTATTTGCGCCTCACCCGCTCGGCCATGCTGGAGGTGCTGGACGCCGAGTTCATCAAGTTGGCCCGGGCCAAGGGGGTCAGCGAGTGGATGGTCATCTGGAAACACGCCTTCCGCAACGCCCTCATCCCCCCGCTGACCCTCTCGGCCATTATTTTGGCGGGCTTCCTGGCGGGCGCCGTCGTGGTGGAGACGGTGTTCTCCTGGCCCGGGGTGGGCCGCCTGGCCTATGAGTCCGTGCTCAACGACGACTTCCCCCAGATTACCGCATGCGTGCTGGTGTTCACGGCCGGGTACCTGGTGCTCAACTTCCTCACCGACTTGGCCTATGCCGTCATTGACCCCCGTATCCGCATCAGTTAGGGGGATGCCATGGCCAATGTAACTGTCGCTGTTCCCCGCAACCGCCTGGTGCTGGCCCTGCCGGGCAAAGCCTTCTCCGCCCTTACCCGTTGGCCGGTTATCCCCCTGGTCATCCTCACCACAATGGTCTTTACAGCCATTTTCGCCCCCGTTTTGGCCCCGCACGATCCGGTCAAGGCTAGCCTGGTCAAGCGCAACATCCCCCCCGCCTGGACGGCGAAGGGCACCTCCGAACATCTGCTGGGCACCGACCCCGTCGGACGGGATATCCTCAGCCGTCTGATGTTCGGAGCGCGGGTCTCCCTGATGGTGGTGGGCATCTCCTTGGCCACAGGCCTGCTGGTGGGGACGACCTTGGGCATCATCGCCGGGTATTTCGGGGGCCTGTTGGACGAAATCATCAGCCGTTTTGTGGACATCTGGCTGTCCTTACCCCTGATCGTCTTGGCGTTGGCCATCGTCATCGTTTTCGGGCAGAGTTTCGGAGTGATGATCGGTCTTTTGGCCCTTTTGGCGTGGGCACCCTTCGTCCGCAATGTGCGGGCGGAGGTCATGGTGCTCAAGACAAAGGACTATGTGGCTCTGGCCAAGGTGGCGGGAGCCTCTACTTTGCGCATTATGGTTACCCACATCCTCCCCGGCGTCTTGAACACCGTGATCGTCATCGCCACCCTGCGGGTGGGGCAACTGATCCTCTTTGAGGCCATCCTCAGTTTCCTGGGTGCGGGCATCCCCCCGCCTACACCTGCCTGGGGTGTCATGGTGGCTGACGGGCGCGACTATGTGCACAGCGCTTGGTGGGTCTCTTTCTTCCCCGGCCTGGCCATCTTCCTGGTGGTCATGAGCCTCAACTTCTTGGGCGACTGGATGCGCGACCGCTTTGACCCGCGCCTGCGCCAACTGTAACGGTATTCCCCGAGGGCAAGGGTGCAGGTAGCCCGCGCCGTCGGTCGGCGTCTCCCCGTGTTCTATGGCTGGGTAGTGGTGGGGGCGGCCGGCTCTACCATGTTCGTGCGCAATGCGGCGGCCAGCCTGACGCTGGCCGTCTTTGTGTACCCCATGGCCGCTGACCTCGGCTGGAGCCGCACCCTCATCGCTGGAGCGGCCAGCCTGGGGGGCATCCTGGCCACCGCCGCCTCGCCCCTCTCCGGCTGGGCCGTGGACCGCTACGGCCCCCGCCGGGTGCTCCTGGGGAGTGTGGTGGTTCTGGGGTTGTCCACCCTGGCCCTTGGCTGGGCCAGCACCCCCCTGGTCTTCTACCTGGCCTACGCTGTCGGACGCGTCCTCTTCTCTAGCCCTATCCAGATTGGGGCGTCGGTGGCCGTCTCCCAGTGGTTCATCCGCCTGCGGGGGAGGGCCAACGCCTTCCTGTTCCTGGCCCACGCCTTGGGTATGGGCCTGTTCCCCCTCATCGCCCAGGGCCTTATGGCGCTGGGCGGGGGCGAGGCGTGGCGGCAGGCCTGGGTAGGGCTGGGCCTGCTGGTGTGGGGCGTGGCGGTGCTCCCCGTGGCCCTGCTATTGGTGGGCAAGCCCGAGGAGATGGGCCTTGCCCCCGATGGTTCCACGCCCCCCACCCCTGGAGGCCCCAAGCCCTTTCCCCCCGCTCCCCCCGACACCTCCTTCACCACGGCCCAAGCCCTGCGCACCCCAGCCCTATGGCTTTTGGCTCTGGCGGGGGGCCTGCTCTTCTGCGTCCACGCCGGGGTGAACATCCACCAGGGGGCCTACCTGCGGGATAAGGGCCTGGCGGCGAGCATGGCCGCCTTCGCCATCGCCGTCAACGCCGCTTGCACGGGCGGGGGGAGCCTGGTGTGGGGCTTCCTGTCGGAGCGCCTCCCGGTGCGCTGGCTCTATGTGGCGACGGCAGGCACTATCGCCCT encodes the following:
- a CDS encoding ABC transporter permease; this encodes MVRFLVRRFIFMILALIGATMLVFFMSRAGGRDPRYLYAQAGGYGLSPAMWEELGRRLHLDKPLIVQYLLWLGDTMRGDLGESLMDRRPVAEKIAERIPNTLRLALAAWLFATFVGVPLGVLSAVKRGTVWDYIARAFAMMGQAAPPFWVGLMAILLFSVQLRLLPTGTMGEGIAIRNYIMPSITLGWLAAAGYLRLTRSAMLEVLDAEFIKLARAKGVSEWMVIWKHAFRNALIPPLTLSAIILAGFLAGAVVVETVFSWPGVGRLAYESVLNDDFPQITACVLVFTAGYLVLNFLTDLAYAVIDPRIRIS
- a CDS encoding MFS transporter → MQVARAVGRRLPVFYGWVVVGAAGSTMFVRNAAASLTLAVFVYPMAADLGWSRTLIAGAASLGGILATAASPLSGWAVDRYGPRRVLLGSVVVLGLSTLALGWASTPLVFYLAYAVGRVLFSSPIQIGASVAVSQWFIRLRGRANAFLFLAHALGMGLFPLIAQGLMALGGGEAWRQAWVGLGLLVWGVAVLPVALLLVGKPEEMGLAPDGSTPPTPGGPKPFPPAPPDTSFTTAQALRTPALWLLALAGGLLFCVHAGVNIHQGAYLRDKGLAASMAAFAIAVNAACTGGGSLVWGFLSERLPVRWLYVATAGTIALASVLFAQVNTVAEAFGVTALFGFGLGGMLVLPSVAYANYFGRRFLGSIRGLAEPFVAGGQAVGALLAGAIFDATGSYQTAFLLYAGTGLTAALLLVGARPPTPPQVAPPPRP
- a CDS encoding ABC transporter substrate-binding protein translates to MQRTRWSLILIGVLGLALFLVGACRPAAAPTPTPTRAPAPAPAVAVTPTPTPIPPTPTPPPVITPTGTLTVAVATVNVPAGTPRFCTAGCAENVYLASVMETLFRPASGDIAGEKPEVPILAESWTMDTQVPPRWLDFKLRPGIQFHRGYGEMTAEDVAFSFNDANSRTTPESIHGQAGDFYPLIKKMEPLDKYTVRLWYETFDSRGLRHRFSLFWQTAGVTSKKVFDELGPERMRTVFIGTGPFQMVEYTQNKGIFMEAVDRHWRQTARFKTVRILEVPETATRRAMALTGEADIVQAALKDVPDLVRAGLKTAETGNYDQMVIYFTGNYWEKRHPITGEPLNRKLDLTKPWVSPNPDDDPARAEQARKIRWALALTIDREALNQAILQGLGRPVHIGYVSVAHKEFQEKWKVPYDPARARQLLREAGGWPAGVNMEMHCFTPAIWSELCEAIASVWLTELGIKTDIEKVAYTVYRPGLVQRTTSKPIIFPGDDGKSAFPYRWAKGFTNSAISSGGFGVGMEIPKMTEFYLKAAAEIDPLKQKQIVDQFHDYSYHWMLMPGTIEAPLLLIYNPRRIASWDILPNANGNLGGLNNLESVVPAR
- a CDS encoding ABC transporter permease — translated: MANVTVAVPRNRLVLALPGKAFSALTRWPVIPLVILTTMVFTAIFAPVLAPHDPVKASLVKRNIPPAWTAKGTSEHLLGTDPVGRDILSRLMFGARVSLMVVGISLATGLLVGTTLGIIAGYFGGLLDEIISRFVDIWLSLPLIVLALAIVIVFGQSFGVMIGLLALLAWAPFVRNVRAEVMVLKTKDYVALAKVAGASTLRIMVTHILPGVLNTVIVIATLRVGQLILFEAILSFLGAGIPPPTPAWGVMVADGRDYVHSAWWVSFFPGLAIFLVVMSLNFLGDWMRDRFDPRLRQL